The following coding sequences are from one Reyranella humidisoli window:
- a CDS encoding CaiB/BaiF CoA transferase family protein produces the protein MTETALPLAGLRVLDISSFIAAPAAAVVLGDWGADVIKVEGPEGDPNRRIMHDSSNYPKSEVNYPWQMDSRNKRSIVLDLKQADARAALDRLIAVSDILICNFPPPVRDKLKLAYEDVKQVNPKLIYASLTGYGESGPDRDRPGFDATAYFARSGLLDAQRYEGGPPGVPGPAQGDRATAMSLVSAILMALMHRMKTGEGSWVGTSLLGNGLWSCGVIAQAALVGAFLPHRPPPDRPRSALGNIYRTADDRWLQLTIVRADKLWAPLCRAMGLESLIDDPRFATEPERRARAGELAGLLSDTFATQPYEHWREALAAHSVTFGVISRPQDVPDDAQAVACGAVVDTAIPDMPRTLADPIRLGFASPRVAHPAPALGEHGEEVLREVGVSPQEVAALKASGALR, from the coding sequence ATGACCGAGACTGCCCTGCCTCTGGCGGGATTGCGCGTACTGGACATCAGCTCGTTCATCGCCGCACCGGCCGCAGCCGTCGTGCTGGGCGACTGGGGCGCCGACGTGATCAAGGTCGAAGGACCGGAGGGCGATCCCAACCGCCGGATCATGCACGATTCGTCGAACTATCCGAAAAGCGAGGTCAACTATCCCTGGCAGATGGATTCGCGCAACAAGCGCTCCATCGTGCTCGATCTGAAGCAGGCGGACGCGCGCGCGGCGCTGGACCGGCTGATCGCGGTCTCCGACATCCTGATCTGCAACTTCCCGCCGCCGGTGCGCGACAAGCTCAAGCTCGCCTACGAGGATGTGAAGCAGGTCAACCCGAAGCTGATCTACGCGTCCCTCACCGGCTATGGCGAGAGCGGCCCCGATCGCGACCGGCCCGGCTTCGATGCCACTGCTTATTTCGCCCGCTCAGGCCTCCTCGATGCGCAGCGCTACGAAGGCGGGCCGCCGGGCGTGCCCGGTCCCGCGCAAGGCGACCGCGCCACGGCGATGTCGCTCGTGTCGGCGATCCTGATGGCACTGATGCACCGCATGAAGACCGGCGAAGGCTCGTGGGTCGGCACGTCGCTGCTGGGCAACGGTCTGTGGTCGTGCGGCGTGATCGCGCAAGCAGCACTGGTCGGCGCCTTCCTGCCGCACCGGCCGCCCCCCGACCGTCCGCGGTCGGCGCTGGGCAACATCTACCGCACCGCCGACGACCGGTGGCTCCAGCTCACCATCGTGCGCGCCGACAAGCTGTGGGCGCCGCTCTGCCGGGCGATGGGGCTGGAATCGCTGATCGACGATCCGCGCTTCGCCACCGAACCCGAGCGTCGCGCCCGCGCCGGCGAACTCGCCGGCCTCCTCAGCGACACCTTCGCCACGCAGCCCTACGAGCACTGGCGCGAGGCGCTGGCGGCGCACAGCGTCACCTTCGGCGTCATCAGCCGGCCGCAGGACGTGCCGGACGATGCGCAGGCCGTGGCCTGCGGGGCGGTGGTCGACACGGCCATCCCCGACATGCCGCGCACCCTGGCCGATCCCATTCGCCTGGGCTTCGCCAGCCCGCGCGTGGCGCACCCAGCCCCGGCGCTTGGCGAGCATGGCGAGGAAGTGCTGCGCGAGGTCGGCGTCAGCCCGCAGGAAGTGGCGGCGCTCAAGGCAAGCGGTGCGCTGCGATGA
- a CDS encoding CaiB/BaiF CoA transferase family protein codes for MPLAGLTVLDISSFIAAPAAAAALGDYGADVIKIEPPVDGDPHRNSFRNAGYPQSDRNFPWQLDGRHKRSLALDLKTDGARTILERLLKRADVMIVNFPPPARERLRLRWEDIEPINPRLVYCSLTGYGESGPDRDRPGFDITAYFGRSGILDAARYDGGPPGVSLPAQGDRATAMTLVAAILMGLRRRDQTGKGGWVGTSLYANGVWANGTTAAGALVGAELPVRPPPDKPRNALTNLYRTRDDRWLQLLMVRDDRLWDTFCGIVERPDLMADPRFSGRPERRAHAQELHDLLAPVFASRPYADWEKLLSGTGIPFGVIGRLADVVDDEQAEHAGIFADTDNPAIPRTVNTPIRLGFAVPRKAGPPPEVGQHNDEVLRETGFSESEIEALKKAGALG; via the coding sequence TTGCCGCTTGCCGGCCTCACCGTCCTCGACATCAGCTCCTTCATCGCAGCCCCGGCCGCGGCGGCGGCGCTCGGCGACTACGGCGCCGACGTCATCAAGATCGAACCACCGGTCGACGGCGACCCGCATCGCAACAGCTTCCGCAACGCCGGCTACCCGCAGAGCGACCGGAACTTCCCGTGGCAGCTCGACGGCCGCCACAAGCGCTCGCTGGCGCTCGACCTGAAGACCGACGGCGCCCGCACGATTCTCGAACGGCTGCTGAAGCGGGCCGACGTGATGATCGTGAACTTCCCGCCGCCGGCGCGCGAACGGCTGCGGCTGCGCTGGGAAGACATCGAGCCGATCAACCCGCGCCTCGTCTACTGCTCGCTCACCGGCTACGGCGAGAGCGGCCCCGACCGCGACCGGCCGGGCTTCGACATCACCGCCTACTTCGGCCGCTCCGGCATCCTCGACGCGGCGCGCTACGACGGCGGGCCGCCTGGCGTCTCGCTGCCGGCGCAGGGCGACCGCGCGACCGCGATGACGCTCGTCGCCGCGATCCTGATGGGCCTGCGGCGGCGCGACCAGACCGGCAAGGGCGGCTGGGTCGGCACGTCGCTCTACGCCAACGGCGTCTGGGCCAATGGCACGACGGCCGCCGGCGCGCTGGTCGGCGCGGAACTCCCGGTGCGTCCGCCCCCCGACAAGCCGCGCAACGCGCTGACCAATCTCTACCGCACGCGCGACGATCGCTGGCTGCAGCTCCTGATGGTCCGCGACGACCGGCTGTGGGACACGTTCTGCGGCATCGTGGAGCGCCCCGACCTGATGGCCGATCCGCGCTTCAGCGGACGGCCGGAACGGCGCGCCCATGCCCAGGAATTGCACGACTTGCTGGCGCCGGTATTCGCCAGCCGCCCCTATGCGGACTGGGAGAAGCTCCTGTCGGGGACCGGCATCCCCTTCGGCGTGATCGGCCGGCTGGCCGACGTGGTCGACGACGAGCAGGCCGAGCATGCCGGAATCTTCGCGGATACAGACAACCCCGCGATCCCGCGGACCGTGAACACACCGATCCGCCTGGGCTTCGCCGTGCCGCGCAAGGCCGGGCCGCCGCCCGAGGTCGGCCAGCACAATGACGAGGTGCTGCGCGAGACCGGGTTCAGCGAAAGCGAGATCGAGGCCCTCAAAAAGGCCGGCGCTTTGGGGTAG
- a CDS encoding DUF962 domain-containing protein, translating to MASRFRTYAEFWPFYLREHAKPSTRAVHYVGTIASAALLVWAIVTQNWWWLLGVPVFGYGPAWFGHFFIEKNKPATFEAPFWSLISDYRMCGLFLTGRLGDELMKHQVRAP from the coding sequence ATGGCCTCCCGCTTCCGGACCTATGCCGAGTTCTGGCCGTTCTACCTGCGTGAGCACGCGAAGCCCTCGACGCGCGCCGTGCACTATGTCGGCACCATCGCTTCGGCCGCGCTGCTCGTCTGGGCGATCGTCACCCAGAACTGGTGGTGGCTGCTGGGCGTTCCCGTGTTCGGCTACGGACCGGCCTGGTTCGGGCACTTCTTCATCGAAAAGAACAAGCCCGCCACCTTCGAGGCGCCCTTCTGGTCGCTGATCAGCGACTACAGGATGTGCGGCCTGTTCCTGACTGGCCGGCTGGGTGACGAGCTGATGAAACATCAGGTCCGCGCGCCCTGA
- the trxA gene encoding thioredoxin: protein METMLQGAAPQAAPADLIKDSDQTKFAKDVLEASRTVPVIVDFWAPWCGPCKTLQPMIEKVVKEAKGAVKLVKIDIDKNQMLAQQLRIQSIPAVYAFFGGRPVDGFMGAVPESQLKEFVARLIQVSGGATGDPAAAELAELLEQAKAAVAQNDMDTAAQLYSEILGVEPTNVVALAGLARYQVSLGDVEQARELLEQIPAKERTGADVVAAQAAIDLAEKAKDAGPIGDLKAKAEADPKDFQTRLDLAMAYWAGNQKQEAVDELLAMIKADRNWNEAAARQQLLKFFEALGFTDPISVDGRKRLSTILFS from the coding sequence ATGGAAACGATGCTGCAGGGCGCCGCGCCGCAGGCTGCCCCCGCCGACCTGATCAAGGACAGCGACCAGACGAAGTTCGCCAAGGACGTGCTCGAAGCCTCGCGTACCGTACCGGTCATCGTCGACTTCTGGGCGCCGTGGTGCGGGCCGTGCAAGACGCTCCAGCCGATGATCGAAAAGGTCGTCAAGGAGGCCAAGGGCGCGGTCAAGCTGGTCAAGATCGACATCGACAAGAACCAGATGCTGGCCCAGCAGCTGCGCATCCAGTCGATTCCGGCCGTCTATGCCTTCTTCGGCGGCCGTCCGGTCGACGGCTTCATGGGCGCGGTGCCCGAGAGCCAGCTGAAGGAATTCGTGGCCCGCCTCATCCAGGTGTCCGGCGGCGCCACCGGCGACCCGGCGGCCGCGGAGCTTGCCGAACTGCTCGAACAGGCCAAGGCCGCGGTCGCGCAGAACGACATGGACACCGCCGCGCAGCTCTACAGCGAGATCCTGGGCGTCGAGCCGACCAACGTCGTCGCCCTGGCCGGCCTCGCGCGCTACCAGGTCTCGCTGGGCGACGTCGAGCAGGCTAGGGAGCTGCTCGAGCAGATTCCGGCCAAGGAGCGCACCGGCGCCGACGTCGTGGCCGCCCAGGCCGCGATCGATCTGGCCGAGAAGGCCAAGGACGCCGGCCCGATCGGCGACCTCAAGGCCAAGGCCGAGGCCGACCCCAAGGACTTCCAGACCCGTCTCGATCTCGCGATGGCCTACTGGGCCGGCAACCAGAAGCAGGAAGCCGTCGACGAGCTCCTCGCGATGATCAAGGCCGACCGCAACTGGAACGAGGCGGCCGCGCGCCAGCAGCTCCTCAAGTTCTTCGAGGCCTTGGGCTTCACCGATCCCATCTCGGTCGACGGCCGCAAGCGCCTGTCGACGATCCTGTTCTCGTGA
- a CDS encoding LON peptidase substrate-binding domain-containing protein, with translation MPETLPIFPLSGVLLLPGGKLPLNIFEPRYLAMISDALAGHRMIGMVQPVQPGGFAGDGMPTDDGRPKVHRVGCAGRITNFNETEDGRLMLVLSGVCRFDIVRELDLAQGGYRRVSSVFSPYRADLDHADDVVELDRDRLMAALAAFFRGRQLSTDWDAVNKAADANLVTSLSMVLPFGPAEKQALLEAADSTARAKLLIAFLEMNAFGDPSDTPPSRKN, from the coding sequence CTGCCCGAGACGCTGCCGATCTTCCCGTTGTCGGGCGTGCTGCTGCTGCCGGGCGGCAAGCTGCCGCTCAACATCTTCGAGCCGCGCTACCTCGCCATGATCTCCGACGCGCTGGCCGGGCACCGCATGATCGGCATGGTGCAGCCGGTCCAGCCCGGCGGCTTCGCCGGTGACGGGATGCCGACCGACGACGGCCGGCCCAAGGTCCACCGGGTCGGCTGCGCGGGCCGTATCACCAATTTCAACGAGACCGAGGACGGCCGGCTGATGCTCGTGTTGAGCGGCGTCTGCCGCTTCGACATCGTGCGCGAGCTCGATCTCGCCCAGGGCGGCTACCGCCGCGTCTCCTCGGTCTTCTCGCCCTACCGCGCCGACCTCGACCATGCCGACGACGTCGTCGAACTCGACCGCGACCGGCTGATGGCCGCGCTGGCCGCCTTCTTCCGTGGCCGCCAGCTCTCGACCGACTGGGATGCGGTGAACAAGGCGGCCGACGCCAACCTCGTCACGTCGCTGTCGATGGTGCTGCCGTTCGGCCCGGCCGAGAAGCAGGCGCTGCTGGAAGCCGCCGACAGCACCGCCCGTGCCAAGCTGCTGATCGCGTTCCTGGAGATGAACGCCTTCGGCGATCCGTCCGACACACCGCCCAGCCGCAAGAACTAA
- a CDS encoding aminotransferase class IV — translation MDVDSETAAIRGVAYMDGRWMKLSEAAVPILDRGFVRSDATYDVAHVWKGRFFRLMDHVERFQASMAGLRMSLPLTGQQIADIMIECASRSGLRDAYVQVTCTRGLPPAGTRDPRLCRNRLYAFAQPFVWIADEAQRRDGLRMILSHTQRIPPESLDQRIKNFHWLDLTMGIFEAYDRDATIALLPAADGTVTEGPGFNVFVVRNGALATPARGMFEGITRRTVMEIADALQMRVEVRGVQAREVAEADEIFISSTAGGIMPVVNYEGRPVGDGRPGPLTRRIEELYWARHEEPALSTPVPYAD, via the coding sequence ATGGACGTCGACAGCGAGACAGCCGCCATCAGAGGCGTGGCCTACATGGACGGGCGCTGGATGAAGCTGTCGGAGGCTGCGGTCCCGATTCTCGATCGCGGCTTCGTCCGTTCCGATGCGACCTACGATGTCGCGCACGTCTGGAAGGGACGCTTCTTCCGGCTCATGGACCATGTCGAACGCTTCCAGGCGTCGATGGCCGGCCTCCGCATGTCGCTGCCGCTGACGGGCCAACAGATCGCGGACATCATGATCGAGTGTGCCAGCCGTTCGGGCCTGCGCGATGCCTACGTGCAGGTGACGTGTACCCGTGGGCTGCCGCCCGCCGGTACGCGCGACCCGCGCCTGTGCCGCAATCGGCTCTATGCTTTCGCGCAGCCCTTCGTCTGGATCGCCGACGAGGCCCAGCGGCGCGATGGCCTGCGCATGATCCTGTCGCACACACAGCGTATTCCGCCGGAGTCGCTCGACCAGAGGATCAAGAATTTTCACTGGCTCGACCTGACCATGGGAATCTTCGAGGCCTACGACCGCGATGCGACCATTGCGCTGCTGCCGGCTGCCGACGGTACGGTGACGGAGGGGCCGGGCTTCAACGTCTTCGTCGTCCGCAACGGCGCGCTCGCGACGCCGGCACGCGGCATGTTCGAGGGCATCACGCGCCGAACGGTGATGGAGATCGCCGACGCGCTGCAGATGCGCGTCGAGGTGCGGGGCGTGCAGGCGCGCGAGGTGGCCGAGGCGGACGAGATCTTCATCAGCAGCACGGCCGGCGGCATCATGCCGGTCGTGAACTACGAAGGCCGTCCCGTCGGTGACGGCCGGCCCGGCCCGCTGACGCGCCGTATCGAGGAACTCTATTGGGCGCGCCACGAGGAGCCGGCACTTTCGACGCCCGTGCCCTACGCCGACTGA
- a CDS encoding Trm112 family protein, with amino-acid sequence MSPPSDDAAVPRRAGVDPKLLEILVCPATHGTLEYDAAAGELISRKAGLAYPIRDGIPIMLVSEARPLRDVP; translated from the coding sequence ATGAGCCCTCCATCGGACGACGCCGCCGTCCCCCGCCGCGCGGGCGTCGACCCCAAGCTGCTCGAAATCCTCGTCTGCCCGGCGACGCATGGCACGCTGGAATATGACGCGGCGGCCGGCGAACTGATCAGCCGCAAGGCCGGTCTTGCCTACCCGATCCGCGACGGCATTCCGATCATGCTGGTGAGCGAGGCGCGTCCGCTTCGCGACGTGCCATGA
- a CDS encoding gamma-butyrobetaine hydroxylase-like domain-containing protein: MTAEFAKAVPDEGNYESTTAPWPTELRVFKEEGRLEVDFSDGHACALSAEYLRVESPSAEVQGHGPNQKKIVAGRRHVKIVSVEPVGHYAIRIVFDDRHDSGIYSWAYLRELSETHTTRWADYEAALAKRGLNRDT; this comes from the coding sequence ATGACCGCCGAGTTCGCCAAGGCCGTGCCCGACGAGGGCAACTACGAATCGACCACCGCGCCGTGGCCGACCGAGCTGCGCGTGTTCAAGGAAGAAGGCCGGCTGGAAGTCGATTTCTCCGACGGCCACGCCTGCGCGCTCTCCGCCGAGTATCTGCGCGTCGAGAGTCCTTCCGCCGAAGTGCAGGGGCACGGGCCGAACCAGAAGAAGATCGTGGCCGGCCGGCGTCACGTGAAGATCGTCTCTGTCGAGCCGGTGGGACACTACGCGATCCGCATCGTGTTCGACGACCGCCACGACAGCGGCATCTACAGCTGGGCCTACCTGCGCGAGCTCAGCGAGACCCACACCACGCGCTGGGCGGATTACGAGGCGGCGCTCGCGAAGCGCGGCCTCAATCGCGACACCTGA
- a CDS encoding flavin-dependent oxidoreductase has translation MKIVIAGAGIGGLTAAMCLHRAGHDVHVFEAVSEMRPLGVGINIQAGAVRILCNLGLEPALAATAIETRELRYANRHGQTIWADPRGRHAGLPWPQFSIHRGELQMILLDAAKAMLGADRIRLGRRIARFAQHHGKVSAHFVDRDGMPVENAEADLLIGADGIHSAVRAHFYPDEGPPKWQGILMWRGVTVGKPYLGGNTMVQAGHHNQKFVCYPISRAHAERGEALINWICDLHMGDGALPSREDWNKPGRLEDFLPRFADWNFGWLDVPEVIRTAHTILEFPMIDRDPLPRWSHGRITLLGDAAHPMYPIGSNGASQAILDGEAITQELAVGDDPEKALRRYEERRLPPTARIVESNRRKGIDVMLDIVEQRAPQGFTDLESVLPADELEKIVGDYKKLVTQDRETLLKLAAAPP, from the coding sequence ATGAAGATCGTCATTGCCGGCGCCGGGATCGGCGGATTGACCGCCGCGATGTGCCTGCATCGCGCAGGTCACGACGTGCATGTGTTCGAGGCCGTGTCGGAGATGCGGCCGCTGGGCGTGGGAATCAACATCCAGGCTGGTGCCGTCCGCATCCTGTGTAACCTGGGGCTCGAACCGGCGCTCGCCGCCACGGCCATCGAGACGCGGGAGCTGCGCTACGCCAACCGCCATGGGCAGACGATCTGGGCCGACCCGCGAGGTCGTCATGCCGGCCTGCCCTGGCCGCAATTCTCGATCCATCGCGGCGAGCTGCAGATGATCCTGCTGGACGCCGCGAAGGCGATGCTGGGCGCGGACCGCATCCGCCTCGGCCGGCGCATCGCACGTTTCGCGCAGCATCACGGCAAGGTCTCCGCACACTTCGTCGATCGCGACGGCATGCCTGTCGAAAACGCCGAGGCCGACCTCCTGATCGGCGCCGACGGCATCCACTCCGCGGTGCGTGCGCATTTCTATCCCGACGAAGGCCCGCCCAAGTGGCAGGGCATCCTGATGTGGCGCGGCGTCACCGTGGGCAAGCCCTATTTGGGCGGCAACACGATGGTCCAGGCGGGCCATCACAATCAGAAATTCGTCTGCTACCCGATCAGCCGTGCCCATGCCGAGCGTGGCGAGGCGCTGATCAACTGGATCTGCGACCTCCACATGGGCGACGGCGCGTTGCCGTCCCGCGAGGACTGGAACAAGCCGGGACGGCTGGAAGACTTCCTGCCGCGCTTCGCCGACTGGAACTTCGGCTGGCTCGACGTGCCCGAGGTAATCCGCACCGCGCACACGATCCTCGAATTCCCCATGATCGACCGCGATCCGCTGCCGCGCTGGAGCCACGGGCGGATCACGCTGCTGGGCGATGCGGCGCACCCCATGTATCCGATCGGCTCGAACGGCGCCTCGCAGGCGATCCTCGACGGCGAGGCGATCACGCAAGAGCTTGCCGTGGGCGACGATCCCGAGAAGGCGCTGCGCCGCTACGAGGAGCGGCGCCTGCCGCCGACCGCGCGGATCGTCGAGAGCAACCGGCGCAAGGGCATCGACGTGATGCTCGACATCGTCGAGCAGCGCGCGCCCCAGGGCTTCACCGACCTCGAAAGCGTGCTGCCGGCGGATGAACTCGAAAAGATCGTCGGCGACTACAAGAAGCTCGTGACCCAGGATCGCGAGACGCTTCTGAAACTGGCTGCCGCCCCGCCGTGA
- the murJ gene encoding murein biosynthesis integral membrane protein MurJ has product MSLARAIATVGGFTLLSRVVGFVRDIVLSAVLGSGAVADAFFVAFKLPNFFRRLFAEGAFSAAFVPLFARELQGGGRAEAMAFARQAQAALLLVLIPFTAILIVAMPWVMALLAPGMRDDLPTFAMAVEFGRITFPYLLFISLASLYGGVLNSIDRFAHVAATPVLLNLTLIAAVLGLTPLLPNAGYAASIGVAIAGVLQWVWLLVACARDEVGMALVRPRWTPRVARLVKLATPVAIGGGVQQISVVLDVVWASLLPVGTISALYYADRIAQLPLGVVGIAIGTALLPLLARELRDGNTQSAMTNQNRALEFGLLFSLPAAVALWFLADPIIRVLFERGRFTSEDTWRTAGALAAFAVGLPAFVLVKALAPGFFAREDTRTPLYIALAAITANILLNVYFLFATTLAHVGIALASSLSGWLNAALLAIVLGRREQWIPDGRLVSRAVRIAGATAGMGVALWLGLLWLAKPLSRADVEGGIALAGICLIGMVVYAVLGAALGVVRISELRYVMRRPPGVRSADPGEQP; this is encoded by the coding sequence ATGAGTCTCGCGCGGGCCATCGCGACGGTCGGCGGCTTCACGCTGCTCAGCCGCGTCGTGGGCTTCGTGCGCGATATCGTGCTGTCGGCGGTGCTGGGTTCCGGGGCGGTGGCGGACGCTTTCTTCGTCGCGTTCAAGCTGCCGAACTTCTTCCGCCGCCTGTTCGCCGAGGGCGCTTTCTCCGCCGCCTTCGTGCCACTGTTCGCGCGCGAGCTGCAGGGCGGCGGCCGCGCGGAGGCGATGGCCTTTGCGCGGCAGGCGCAGGCCGCGCTGCTGCTGGTACTGATCCCCTTCACCGCGATCCTGATCGTGGCGATGCCCTGGGTGATGGCACTGCTGGCGCCGGGCATGCGCGACGACCTGCCGACCTTCGCCATGGCCGTCGAGTTCGGCCGCATCACCTTTCCCTATCTCCTCTTCATCTCGCTCGCCTCGCTCTATGGCGGCGTGCTGAACAGCATCGATCGCTTCGCGCATGTCGCCGCGACGCCGGTGCTGCTGAACCTCACTCTGATCGCCGCCGTGCTGGGGCTGACGCCTCTGCTGCCCAACGCGGGCTATGCCGCCTCGATCGGCGTGGCGATCGCGGGCGTCCTGCAATGGGTCTGGCTGCTGGTCGCCTGCGCGCGCGACGAGGTCGGCATGGCGCTGGTGCGGCCGCGCTGGACACCGCGGGTGGCGCGCCTGGTGAAGCTCGCGACGCCGGTGGCGATCGGCGGCGGCGTGCAACAGATCAGCGTCGTACTCGACGTGGTCTGGGCGTCGCTGCTCCCCGTCGGCACGATCTCGGCGCTCTACTATGCCGACCGAATCGCGCAATTGCCGCTGGGCGTCGTCGGCATCGCCATCGGCACGGCGCTGCTGCCACTGCTGGCGCGCGAGCTGCGCGACGGCAACACGCAGTCGGCCATGACCAATCAGAACCGCGCCCTCGAATTCGGCCTGCTGTTCAGCCTGCCGGCCGCGGTCGCCTTGTGGTTTCTGGCCGATCCGATCATCCGCGTGCTGTTCGAGCGCGGTCGCTTCACCTCCGAGGACACCTGGCGCACGGCCGGTGCGCTGGCCGCCTTCGCGGTCGGCCTGCCGGCCTTCGTGCTGGTGAAGGCGCTGGCCCCCGGCTTCTTCGCCCGCGAGGACACGCGGACGCCGCTCTACATCGCGCTGGCGGCGATCACGGCCAATATCCTGCTCAACGTCTATTTCCTGTTCGCCACGACACTGGCCCATGTCGGCATCGCGCTCGCTTCCTCGCTCTCGGGCTGGCTGAACGCGGCGCTGCTGGCGATCGTGCTGGGACGGCGGGAGCAGTGGATACCGGACGGACGTCTGGTCTCGCGGGCGGTCCGCATTGCCGGCGCGACGGCGGGCATGGGTGTCGCGCTGTGGCTCGGCCTCCTCTGGCTGGCCAAACCACTGTCGCGCGCCGACGTCGAGGGTGGCATCGCGCTCGCGGGAATCTGCCTGATCGGCATGGTCGTCTATGCCGTGCTCGGCGCGGCGCTCGGCGTCGTGAGGATCTCGGAACTGCGCTATGTGATGCGCCGCCCGCCGGGCGTCAGGTCAGCCGACCCAGGCGAACAACCGTAA
- a CDS encoding succinylglutamate desuccinylase/aspartoacylase domain-containing protein, translating to MSDTPPIEFAFPDLRKWEKGAAPYIHVLESGKPGPTVMVASLTHGNEVSGAIVVDALLTAGVKPRKGTLILSFNNIEAYHSFDRRTPFKSRLVDEDFNRVWGRVDEPATTVETKRAQVLKPFVERADLLLDLHSMHDDCVPLMLSGPLDKGVAFAKKIGTPVDIVRDAGHAAGMRMRDYGGFGDPESPKNALLIETGQHWRASSVVVAKDVTARFLVETGVLEEGDLPAGWRQPTPSSQRVVEVTHAVATKRGNFTPAQRFEGQDVIAKAGTVLGHDDDEPVTTPYDDCVLVMPSSSRPLRPGVTVVRLGRLT from the coding sequence ATGTCCGATACCCCGCCGATCGAATTCGCCTTCCCCGACCTGCGCAAATGGGAGAAGGGCGCCGCGCCCTACATTCACGTCCTGGAGAGCGGCAAGCCCGGGCCGACGGTGATGGTCGCCTCGCTGACGCATGGCAACGAAGTCTCGGGCGCCATCGTGGTCGATGCGCTGCTGACCGCCGGCGTGAAGCCGCGCAAGGGGACGCTGATCCTCTCCTTCAACAACATCGAGGCCTATCACTCGTTCGATCGCCGGACGCCGTTCAAGTCGCGCCTTGTCGACGAGGACTTCAACCGCGTCTGGGGCCGCGTCGACGAGCCCGCGACGACGGTCGAGACGAAGCGGGCGCAGGTGCTGAAGCCGTTCGTCGAGCGCGCCGACCTGCTGCTCGACCTTCATTCCATGCATGACGATTGCGTGCCGCTGATGCTGTCGGGCCCGCTCGACAAGGGCGTCGCCTTTGCAAAGAAGATCGGCACGCCGGTCGACATCGTGCGCGATGCCGGCCACGCCGCGGGCATGCGCATGCGCGACTATGGTGGGTTCGGCGACCCGGAGAGCCCGAAGAACGCGCTGCTGATCGAGACCGGTCAGCACTGGCGGGCCTCCTCGGTCGTCGTGGCCAAGGACGTGACGGCCCGCTTCCTCGTCGAGACGGGTGTTCTGGAGGAGGGCGACCTGCCCGCCGGCTGGCGCCAGCCGACGCCTTCGAGCCAGCGCGTCGTCGAGGTGACTCATGCCGTGGCGACCAAGCGCGGCAACTTCACGCCGGCGCAACGCTTCGAGGGCCAGGACGTGATCGCCAAGGCGGGCACCGTGCTGGGCCACGACGACGACGAGCCGGTGACCACGCCCTACGACGATTGCGTGCTGGTAATGCCCTCGTCGAGCCGCCCGCTGCGGCCCGGCGTTACGGTTGTTCGCCTGGGTCGGCTGACCTGA